The following are encoded in a window of Allosphingosinicella indica genomic DNA:
- a CDS encoding bile acid:sodium symporter family protein, translating into MEFADLMALMGDWLLPGSLVCIMLSMGLSLVADDFRQVFRNKRALIIGLCSMLIVPPIIGLFIAFTVAPTPALAVGFILLATTPSGMLSNLFTDMAKGDLALSMSMTLLLSMIYILVIPFYAHFAILHFMGVEAEIEVPIASFFWDIFSITVLPAATGFAIRAFRPEFALWIKPYIKNIAMIVLFTSFGFILVDQIPVLRENLGALFWITVFLNVAMLAVVLTLVSFAKLNRRENIAIGIEHLMRQEGTAIFIAVSIVGNNEMSLPMIMNTPVALAVVLAFVAIARRRAPAAAAAA; encoded by the coding sequence ATGGAATTTGCCGATCTGATGGCCTTGATGGGGGACTGGCTGCTGCCGGGCTCGCTCGTGTGTATCATGCTCTCGATGGGCCTCTCGCTCGTCGCCGACGATTTCCGTCAGGTGTTCCGCAACAAGCGCGCGCTGATCATCGGCCTGTGCTCGATGCTGATCGTGCCGCCGATCATCGGCCTCTTCATCGCATTCACCGTCGCGCCGACCCCGGCGCTGGCCGTCGGCTTCATCCTGCTCGCGACGACGCCGAGCGGCATGCTCTCGAACCTGTTCACCGACATGGCCAAGGGCGATCTCGCGCTGTCCATGTCGATGACGCTGCTGCTGAGCATGATCTACATCCTCGTCATCCCCTTTTACGCGCACTTCGCGATCCTGCATTTCATGGGCGTCGAGGCCGAGATCGAGGTGCCGATCGCGTCCTTCTTCTGGGACATCTTTTCGATCACCGTGCTGCCGGCCGCGACGGGTTTCGCGATCCGCGCCTTCCGCCCGGAATTCGCGCTGTGGATCAAGCCCTACATCAAGAACATCGCGATGATCGTGCTGTTCACCTCGTTCGGCTTCATCCTCGTCGATCAGATCCCGGTCCTCCGCGAAAATCTCGGCGCGCTCTTCTGGATCACCGTGTTCCTCAACGTCGCGATGCTGGCGGTGGTGCTGACGCTGGTGAGCTTCGCCAAGCTCAACCGGCGGGAGAATATCGCCATCGGGATCGAGCATCTCATGCGCCAGGAGGGGACGGCGATTTTCATCGCGGTCTCCATCGTCGGCAACAACGAGATGTCGCTGCCGATGATCATGAACACTCCGGTCGCGCTGGCCGTCGTTCTCGCCTTCGTCGCCATCGCGCGGCGCAGGGCCCCGGCGGCCGCGGCGGCCGCTTAG